The DNA segment GATATTTCTGGAaattcaactatatatatatatatatatatagtttaatttccaaaaatatcactaaatatatatatatatatatatatatatatatatatatatatatatatatatacacacacacacacactttctcaacGCCCACTGGCGGGAGGAAATGGTGACTCAGGAAGAATGCGATATGTTAAAATACAATGTCAATTCTGATATGGTATACCTTATTGAAGGTCAGCAGCATCTGCATACATAACAATGACAGCTTGTTTCGAATTGTGTGACAGATGCAATAGAATTAATAGTAAaacaatggaaatgatattaataatagcagaattatcattattcctttaacGCGATATGAAAGCATGCACTTTAAACATATTAAAGAAGGGAGGATAAATATGATGAATATCATGTTAAGGATCTATATTTGCTTACagtcataattttctttcttctttaatttattaattcttaagagaaaagaaaaaaaatacatttgtttaCTTTCAGATTTCAAAGATGGCGCTACCGTTCGTATCCCTCCTCTACTACTACTCCCTGTGGCTCACTGTCTTTTCAGGTAAGCTTTATTCCATCGTCAAATATCCATCGCATCCGTCAGAAAGTCGCTCCTCCCACCTCTTGACTGATTCAGTGCCCTTTCCCTGCAGCCGATGCCGATGGTTTTCCGGACGTCGCTGCCTCTAGACTGATTCTGGAACTAAATATGGCTGGTGGAGGTGCCGACACACCCGATCAGATTGCTGCTTTCAAAACTTTGCCAGCTAGGGACACTCATGCAGCAGAGGTCACAGGAGAAACAGAAGCCGAAGGAAAAACAGAAGCCACGTGGGGAACAGAAGTCACAGGAGAAACGGATGCCacaggagaaataaagaaggaaaaaagaaaaggaaaaacagaaggcaTAGGAAAAACAGAAGCAACAGGAAAAACAGTAGCCACATTAGAAACAGAAACTTCAGGGCAAACAGAAGCCACAGGGGAAACACATACCACAAGGAAAACAGAAACTTCAGGGCAAACAGAAGCAACAGGGGAAACACAAACTTCAGGACAAACAGAAGAAACAGGAATTTCAGGACAAACAGAAGCCACAGGGGAAACAGAAACTTCAGGAGAAgcagaaaccagagaagaaacaGGGTcctacagtaattatgacataaTACCTATTAACGCGATCCTGAACACAAGCCAGGGTTACGTGTCTCATTCTCAACACACGAATCCAGGATATGGAAATCACAGAACGGAGAGTTGTGTTGATATCGCTCCTGAAGCAAATAACTCCAGTGTTAATCTTACTAATGGCGTCCCTTTTCTGAAAGCTAGAAATGCAAGGGATCCTGTCCCTGTTTCTCCTTTTACTCACACAGAAGATTCAGTCCCTGTTTCTTCCCCACTGAATCCCACAGAAGATCCgattcctgtctctctttttgctccCACAGCAGATTCTGTCCTTGTTTCTTCTCCGCTGAATCCCACAGAAGGTCTtgcccctgtctctcttcctcttattcccacAAAAGAGCCTCTTCCCGTCTCTTCTCTGATTTTCACAAGTGGCcttttccccgtctctcctctGACGCCCACAGATGATTCTGTCCCTGATTCTTACTCTTTGTCTCCCACAGATGATTCCgtccctgtctcttcctttctgaaTCTCACAGGCAATCCGGTCTCTGACTTTATCCCCATGACTCCCACAGAAGATCCGGTCCCTGTCTCGCTTCTGACTCCCACAGATAAACCTATACCTATATCTTCTCCTTTAACCCCCTTAGAGGATTCtgttcctatctctcctcccctgacTTCCCCTCTAATTCCCACAAATGCGCCTATCCCTGTTTCTCTTCTGGCACCTACAGATGATTCTTTCCTTGTCTCATCTCCTGTGATTCCCATAGATGTTACTATACTTGgctctcctcctctgtttcccaCGGAAGATCctgttcctgtctctcctctGAATCCCACATATCATCCCACTGTTGACTCTTCCCCTTTAATTCCTTTAGAGGATCTTGTTTTTGCCTCTCCTTTGATCCCCACAGATTATCATACCCCAGAatctcctgtctctttccctctaactCCTTCTACTATGACTGTCACAGAcgatcctttcccttccacttctcctgtGATTTCAGCAGATTATCCTACTTCTGTTTCCCCTCCTCTGACTCTCACAGAtgaccctctccctttctcttcccttcttactcTAAACTACCCCACAAGGTGTGCAACGTTATTAGGTCCCCCTTTTTATCTCAAAGTGTTGATTCCAGATTCCCCGAGTCTTGCTGGGACCTTCTCTGTTTCGACCCCAACCCTTACTCGTTTTATAGTAAGGCAGAAAACATCAAACCTATTGGTTTCTAGATAAGAACCCTGAGTGTTTCGAACAATTAAACCCTCTCAGTGGACAAGAGGAAGTTTTTTAGTAAATCACATATTATCACTCTTAAGATACAATTGATTGTTTTGAATCCTATTTGCGTTCAGTCGAGGGgttttgcatatatacagaccTTTCAGAAAGAGTTTTCTGCAGTCTTACCAGTCTGTCAAAAGAGTCTTTGTTTCTCAGGTTCAACTGTCTTGTCTTATACAAAACTCAATACGATTCTCATAGGACCTGAACATTTGTATTACAACGAGTTCGCAGATGCATGTCTCCGTGAGCTGCGAATTAAAGCACAGAATGGCAGCTTCATTTCTAGTGATCAAGAGGTGTATTATATGAGTGAATACCCAGAGTCCTCCCCTTGCCCAATGACTGTGATCATCAAGACGTTCACATCTGGTACACGCGTCGTCATACCATTCCGGAGCAGCTGGTGCGGGGCAGTAGATCTCAACACATGGTATGAAATCCtcatctctttctattcctcgaACCAAACCGACCGCAGACGTCAGCTCTCAAGATGTTTGCTGCAGAAGTCTAAGAAGTGGAAGTACGAATTCAGCAGATAAATTAGTTTACTGAAAGATCTTCCGGATAACGATCTGGAACTGCCTGAATTTCCAGACGCTTGCCTTACCTTTCTTTGCAACCCTGGTGTCGATTTTACCGTCGTCATCGTAAAGAAGGAACCAGCACGAAAAATGTGGTTCCCTTATATTAATCTGTGGTCATCAAAGTACTCTGGAGTCAAAGAAGAAGTCATGCTATGCCAAAAAGCGATATCGGGAGCTGATACCCAGGGCCAACAAAGTGAACCTCCCTTAACCGATCTTGCAACCCCACTGTCACAAAAGGGCACAGGGCTGTCGGTCGCACTCATCCACTCGCTGCTCTGGTCGTGTCCTACAGGCGGAGGCGGAGACGAATTCGGGCGCCTTCGAGCTGAGATTCTCTACAGTCTGTGGACGCTATCCAGCAGCCTTTCAGAGAGCTGCGTTTCGCTTGTGTGTAGAGGTTCAGTTGACAAATTCAACAAGAGCGTTTATCGAGTGTTAGTTAATGACATAGTTCTTTCCTGCAGCCAGCGGATAACTGGTCGATATAATACTATAGGAGACGTTGCAATGTTTAAAGTCGTTGTGAATAAAACGGAGGAGACTATTGTCCTTTGTATGCAAGTTGCCCATTGAATGACGTTACAGCAGATGTTTTAAGTTTAGCATATTCAGTGAGGAAAATCGATGTTATAAATACTGTGATGATTTTTCTCAGCTCTACAGGATTTCATATAATGGAATAATGTACTACTTGTGCAGCAGTAACCATAATATATTCAAGGCCACGGAAAATCCATATCACCTCTGGGACAAAGTGACAatcgataaaaataaaaatcttcttGTTTTTAAAAATGACACTCGCTATTCGAGTTCCATATACTTCTTAAGGTGGTTGGCAATCTTCAATATTCAACTGTCAAATGCATCCCTCATATACATTCAACAATTACCTTTATATACACTTCTGGAGAACATCCGTCATTTTTTCCTTCCAGCAATATTCATCGCACCACAGATTCACGGAATTCATCAGTAATCTTGAAAGTGCTCATCTGCTCTGTCGAAAATCATCTCAGTTCACTTTGTGCCACAGAACCAACAACCAACTTCCGGACACTGTGTACACAACCGCTTACCTCCTGTTCATTCACAGCTGTTCAGTGAGTATCATGGACAAGGACAAGATTATCCTCCTGTTCCTCGCTGCGTTCAGAAAGACGAAGGTGAGCTCAGACCTGCTTTGCCGGAGAGAGGAAATGGTGGCCATAGTGGAGGCGGCGGCACAGCACGTCAACTACGTCACAAGAGGCCCTCGCGACCATCTCACGCCAGTCTTGAGGACTCTTCGGGCGGCCTTTCCCGGACGCACGTGGCAGGAAGGGGGCGTGGGAAATCAGTGGACTTTGTTCCAGCTGGGAACGTGTTTGCAACTCAAGGACATTTCCAAGTTTCTGCAGCTTCCTACGTAAGAAACGGTTCTGCGGTAATATTTCAGTCGGGGGATGTCATATCAAACCACGCCGTCATATTCCCACTGAAACACGCCAGAAAAGTCAATACTACCCGAGGTCCCGAAGTCAGCATGGACAGTGATATTGAAGCCTTTGATATTGTGCCTTTGCGACcgaccctcattctctcttcaagtTATATGTACATTAGCAAGCTTATGGAAAATCCGACGCCTCCGTATATACTTGACATGCCTCAAACGGAGGAAATGTCTACTGCCCAGGTAAATGCCAAAACAATTTTCCGCGCCACCCTGTATAACAACATGCAGTGCCTCCGAGACATCAGGGAAGGAAAGTTCCAAATAATTAGGAGCGCAGCAAAGCTGATCATGGGGCCCATCCACGACGATCTGATAGAGAGCTcatgcttcctctctcttcctcaggaTATAATTGACATTATGCAAATTAATTTGGCCAATAATCGAACAACCATTAATAAATTCTGGCCTTCGTGTTTGCACAATATGGTTGTATCCTTATTCGGAAGAAATCAGCCTGTAGACTGGTCATACCTTAACTATGGCTGCAAGGGAAGTGAAATTGCATTGCTATCTGTATCTATTACCGTCACCCCAGTGACGGTTTTAGGAAACGTGCTCGTATTGGTGGTAATCCTAGCCACGGGGCTGGTGCAGGAGGCAACTTTCCTGCTGCGGGCATCGCTTGCTGTGGCCGCCTTGCTGCTGGGCGCGATGCCGGCGGCCCTTGCGGTGCACGACTCCATCTCGCTCATGCGCAACGGACTCAGCCTTCGCGACCTCAGTCCTGACACGATCCATGTTAATTTTACCCAGTTCTCGGCGCGCCAACCTCCCGGCTTCCAGCAGTTGAGGTTAGAGAGGCGCGGCTACCTTATGGCTTGTAGCGTCGTCTTCGTTTCCTGCATCGTATCGCTGTTGTCGCTCGCCCTCATGAGCGTTAGGCCGGCGCCTAGTGTCGAATGCATTACCTGGCTTGTGAGCGTCGCCTTGTCTCTCCTCATCAACTGGCGCCGGAGCCGAGGCTTCTCCTTCGTCGGATACTTCGATCCAATCACGAAACTAACCATAAACATGCGGGCGGGCGCGCCGTCcgtctccttcttcgccttctacCTGGTGGTCACGGTCATGTGGATCGCCAAGAACAAGCTGTCCATCCACTCGGCGGTGCGCGACGAAGAGATGCTGCGCGTGACGTGGACGCTGCTGCACATGGCCCTCCTGTTCGGGCACCGTGGCCGTGGACGCACTGGCCGACCTGCCCCGCACGCGCCCCGTGGCTCACTTCTTCGCCTGGTGGCTCTTCGTGGCCGGCGCCTCGTGGAACTGGGCACTCTACTCCCTCAGCGGAGGGAAATTCCGCAAGCACGTGCTGCAACTGCTGGTGGAGCGCCGTGGCAATGGTCGCGGCGGGAAGAACAACTCGAAGTGGAAGTAGGAACTCAATgaggaaagagggcgaggaaCTGGGATTGCCGTCGGAGGATGATTCATTCCCAGTTGTAACTACCAGGGAAGGGAATGCATGTTCCAGGTAACAAAAGAATCCTTAATCAGAGGAGACTTTTCGCCCGATGTCTATTTGCATGTTATCCATGACCATGATTATTGGACTTTGGTGCGTGATTCTCAAGCAATATTGCAGCGCGACGTTTGGATAAGAAAGTGCTTTAGTTAGATTAATTTTAACCAGGGCCGGATTGATGTATAAGCTAAATATGCTATAGCTTAGGGCCTCGCATTTTGAGACCGCATAGTTTCGATGACCTTTCAGAAATTATTTTGTATTGCATCCATACGAGTCATTCTTCGGGTTATGCTATTGAGTGAATGATTTCACCGTTTTCAAGTTTCACAAGACCTTTATTTTCACTTTACAAGAGCCTCCAAGCTTGTTGTAATTTAGGACCTTGCCAAGTCTATATTCGGCACTGATTTTAACACTGCAATAAAGGAGGGAAAGTTACACTTCACCAAGGCCAAAATACTAGTTATGCCCCCGTTAATATAGCATATTGTACCATTTACCTAGTCTAACACTAAGaaactcttattttttttattgttttatcgcaTATAGGGTACAGAAGAGTTATACATTTGTGTAAAGTGCATGAGAAACGATTGTATCTCACTGACGATACCCCTTTAATtttaaaagaaagtgaagagaaagggggaaatcagGAGCGGGAGTGAAAATGGCAAAGATGtaaacggagggagaaagagagctcatgattctctctctcacacacacacacacacacacacacacacacacacacacacacacacacacacaacacacacacaacacacacacaacacacacacaacacacacacaacacacacacaacacacacacacacacacacacacacacacacacacacacacacacacacacacacacacacacacacaacacacacacacacacacacacacacacacacacacacacacacacacacacacacacacacacacacacacacacacacacacacacacacacacacacacaacacacacacacacaacacacacacacacacacacacacacacacacacacacacacacacacacacacacacacacacacacacacacacaacacacaacacacacacacacacacacacacacacacacacaacacacacacacaacacacacacacacacagcacacactcacagcacacacacacacacacacacacacacacacacacacacacacacacacacacacacacacacacacacacacacacacacacacacacacacacacacacagattcagagagtgagagagagaaagaattaagcaGAAAGTAAGGTCCTTTtgtgttcagaaaaaaaatgccctacatttcttgtattttttataacTGATTTCGACATTAATTGCATTCCTAGCAAGCATCTCTTATTAATGTGTAGAAATAATTAGAAATAGATTATTGAAgatacttgttttattatttgtaaaacatttattttcttgatCGCAAGTGCCATTATCACACATTTAGCAATTCACAGTACTAACATTTATTGCTGCAATCCTGACGTTATGAAATAATTCTCAATGTTTTCATGTGCATGGATTTATAGTGCTTATTGCTTAGTTTTACTCCATTGTCCCTTAAAATGTCTCTGTaattaaataaaagtgaaaaaaaaaaacacatgtatagTAATCAGAGCctcatttcatcatttcttcaCATAGACTAAGATCAAATCTGGTTAActtaagtttatttatatttgcatatgaaaGTAAACCagaatgttaagaaaaaaaaatacccatgATAAAGTAGTTCACTTAATTCTACATTATAACTCTGTTTCTCTGAACATGGTGTGTGTAACTCATTTCAtctcttttgtttctattatggcaatatgtgtgcgtatttctaAATAGTTCAGTTGTTTATTATCTTAAAACAATTCAATATTTTGTCATGTACTATGCTGAGGCTCCTTGGGAAGCATTCACTATGTTGTTTTCATCTAGCTTTTAAcacatgtgcaaatatatgtacaaaagggaaaaggaaacacaaaattataatttcttttactGGTAAAGCTGCACAAACACAGAAGTAAAGTTGGCCTGAACAGAGCCAACGACTTCATTTTCAAATTTTATAGTTAATTTAGGTTTGGAAAACACTAACACTGTACCAATGAGCAATGATTGGACCACCTAAGTTAAAACATTTGCAAGCTTATTGAAGACTGGCATGAGAGGAGCTTTTCTTAACGTTGTTTAAGAAAGCACAGTCTAAATGGCATATCTATGTTATGGATCAGAAAAGATAATATCTTGTCTCCATTTCAGTTCTTAGTTAGCCATAGAAAATAGGGAGTAAACTCAGTAGTTTTTGTAGAACAATTTAAAAACATTATAGTAAGTTCATATGTCCACAATCACAGGAAAATGtctataaaaaagacaaaacataaaacaatcaTGCCTTGCACATAGTTAGGCAAAGGTTATGCAAACTCATCCAAGATGTTCAAATCTAACAGTACTTGGGTTTGttatatattaagaatatttcTTTTTAAGTGTAACATATAAAGAAGCCATGGATATCTTTTGTCATGAAGTGAATTTAACTGGGTCTTATTCTTAAACCTATTCTTAATCCTATTGCTATCAGTCTTTATATACTGTTTGGAGTATTATTTGGGacacttccttttccttattcactTTTACCAAAATCCTAAATCTTTTGAAATCCTACACGACTTTATATAGCACTAATAGTTATCTGTTAAAACAGACTGATATAGCAGTGGAttcttatataacacacacgttgCTTGATTTTAACCATGATACAAAAACTATCTCAGACACATGATTCTGAGAAATTACCTTATGTCTAACATCAATGGCAGGAAACAAGCTGAAAAAAATCCCATTGAGAACCTTTCTTGTAAACCAGTTaatcaatataaataacatattcaGTGTCTGTATTACTTGCAGTGAACCGACGCAAAATATTGACACCAAGATTTACAAACATTTTAAAAACTTTCACATGTGTATAGGTCCCATTAATAATGAACTAAGAAACAcataatataaagtataaattATTCAGTCATGTAAATGCTAAATATCATTCTTTATGTGAGTTGTTATACTTACATGTAATAAAAACAGCTCTTTTCATCTCATAATATCTAAATTCACTTTGACATTTTTGGAAAAATATTCTGACTCATAGTTTCCTAGCTGGAGGTTAATAtaggaaaatagcaataattgCAAGGTACTCCCTGTACATTTTAATTTTCCTATCATTACACTGTCAAAATTTTATAGTGTATATGTAAAATTCTCCAttctgcctaaaaaaaaaaaaaaaggcaggtaaaaatatgataacaagaaaataattttgTTATAAATAATCTTAGGAAAAACACTTATGCAGGTACAATGCTATTAGGTCAAAATAATGTAACATTCGGTTTGGCTAAATTATAAATATTCAGTTTTCCCTTTGGTGTGTTGGGACAAAAATGTGTTTCAGGTTTCAGACTTGAATCTGAATCAGGAAATTAACATTTTGATTACACAGCATCTTCCCAAAATTACATTATACTTCCTCAGTTATCACTTTATGTAACAAATTTTGCTGAGGGATGAAagtaaaagatagagaaaaaattcAAGGCATCTGTTAAGGAAACCTCAAACACATATTTGTACAGCTCTGTAATCTAAAATAAGTCAACACATCAACAAAAAGGTAGTAAGAATACttcttatgaaaatatatattttattcatcataCTGTGACTCATTAAATACCATTATacgtataaagaaaaataataacctgACCAGTCTataaacattttacattttaGCAAAGCATTCTGGTTTCAAtaattccttcatttttctttaaagGAGTACGGAATGTGTATCCTCTTTTTTACCCAGTTTTTCCTTCCACAGAACTTATACGAATCTATGAACTGTTCTGAGAAGTGACTGGATAATGTTCAGAATCAGAAAAAATAAACTTGATTGGCACAATTTGCTCTTGTTCGGCCATCATCTTCATGCTTATGTGAAGGGGAAAAGTAAATACTCTTGGCTAATCTCTACAACATTCTCTATAAACCTTATAATATGAGAAGGAAGCCATTCATATTTATCTCTTCTACAATGGCATTTTCTTAGACTATTGTGCCTTATCAATGTATTTTGTGCAATAACACAGTAACTTTGGCTTTGATGCTTATtctatataaaaggaaaaacataatttGATTTTATGAACCTAAATCtctttcatttattgattttcttttctcagtATGTTAGATATTGAGCAAACATTTTGGAGAAGATTCAGTGATTACCAATACATTTGGAAAATCATCATACTCATAATAACAGCACTAAAGTAAATGGTTTACAGACAGTTATTagctgcataaatatatatgaatctgtgaCAATTTAATAAGGCTTTACACTCTTGGTGGATTCACATTCTGAGCTACAATCACTGTCTAGCATAACCTGGAAGCACAACACCTAAATTCATGCTGTGGAATGATCATGTCGTGGAATATTCGTTTGTTGAGGATGTAGGATGTATGGGTATATTTGTGGGAAAATTGAAAAAGCCAGTAACAATGAACACCCTGTTATGATGAAGGAACTGTGGAGGTGATTGAGAAAAGCAACTCAGAAAAAGCAAAAGCACTGGGTTTTCCATTTCTCATAGTGTCATCATGTGGTTATAAAACGTGGTGATGTCACTGCAAGCATATTGAGTACAAAAAAAGCCAAAGCAACACTAACACTTGAGTGCTTCAGTCTCATTCCGCATTACCAAAAGCAGAACCAAACACTTTCGATTTCAAATTCTAAAAAGGATATTGTTTGTGTTAGTTAATTAAATCTAATTATCAACCATATTACTGACATTCTGAgtaactcatcatcatcatcatcataataataataattaataattaataataattaataataattaataataataataataacaataataataataataataatagtcataaaaggATTGAAGAAATAACAGATATTCTCAATAAAAATTCTAATACCAAGAGACACACTGACTAATGCACACAAAGCAAAATATAAGAGTTATGTTTACTAAGTAGCTGTCCATTGTCCGTGGTTGTCAGTGTACAAGTAAATCAAACAGTTAAAAGCATTAAAAATGTAAGCACTAGTTAAAATGGCCATCTTTTATACAACCTATATAAACAGCATTTCATTATCTTCAGAGTTCCCTTGGCATATAACAAATTCTCCTTatttgttatcatataaatattcattgtaATCAAGTATTGTTCCCAATCTTTTTCTGTCAGATAAAATATGATAAGGCTATTCCTCTTAAAACAACTTAGAATTATTTGCTTAACAGTTTAACATGGCAACATCAAAATTCCTTACACATGTAAATGCATTCTTTGCAACCTTACCATTGGTTGGTAACTTTCTTAAGTCTTCTACATATTTCTTGATCATATAAAAGTCAAACCAAATCAATGGATTCACCTGTGACCTTGATGTATTAAATTATTTTAGTCAGTGCATTCAACAACTACCAGAAAAATTGAAGAGGAATGCATaacaaaaacacccaaaaaaaaaaaaaaaaaaagagagagagagagagagagagagagagagagagagagagagagagagagagagagagagagagagagagagagagagagagagagagagagagagaaaatcattgCACATGTTACACATCCAATGAAagcaaatgaaagagaagaataacAGAACAATGCACAAGATGTCAAGTGATCTCCCGATGAATTAACAatggaataacaataatgtgtACGGAATGACAGAAAGTGTGACACTGTTAAGGGGAAAACGTTTATGAGTGTGTAACCCCTTTGCGGGCCACAAGGAGATTTAGAACAGGGTGCTTCTTAATGTAGTCCACAGCTTTCTTGTGTGTCACCATTGTGAAGTCATAGCCATTGCACTGAAGGATCTTGTCGTGGACACGGAGCCCAGCTCGTGCTGCAGCACTGCCATCATGGACCTGggaaagatgacaatgatattgcaTCTGCTACTAATACAACTCCTTTGCAAGTCTCTGGTTCTTTAGCTTTATTATTAGCCatacccttttccttctcatcctttccttttttcttagctTTTCTCTTTATCCTGAGAAAGATATTCCCCTTTCACTGTCCTTACTTGCAATTTTCTTATTAAATGCACTGGCTGATTTCCTACATGCCACTCATATACTCATTCATGCACTCAAAAACTATTTCTCCTTCAAGTACTCACCTCCGTACAGTAAATCCCATTGTCTGTGTAGCCCTGTGGACTTTTCATGAAGTCCTGATCTATTCCACCTCCAATCTTGAATCCGCATTTTAGGACCTTGAAGGCAGAACGGTGGCCAGTTAAAGGACATGCAACAGTAGGTAGTCGGGGTAGTTCAATGTGCTCTACAGATTAAATAAATTGAaccaaggaaaataaatatatatacaaataaataactaaataaatgaatgaatatacaaataaataaccaaataaatgaataaatataccaaattattataataaaaactgaTCTCTTACAACACacaaagagatacagagatacatgaGTAACTTCTTAAGTATCAAATGATACAGAAGAATGTTTTTAAATGGAGGAAATAAATCTGTATgatcgcacacatacaaacaaaagcacaaaatacaaaaaaacaacaacaacaacacaaacatatgtatatatactatacatatgtacagtccTTGGACATTATAACCTATGGGAAAAAAGTCAAAggaaactatgataatgataagaaaagcacTAATATTTCAAGTGAATGTCGCAGCCTATACAATTAAAGAGGCTGACAAAACTGTGtaatttttttactaattttgaaAGCACTGGATTAATTTGTTTATCAGATTAAAGTAATTTGTTAAGGATGAgaattataaaatgatgatataaaatagggtttgacaaacaaaaggaaaaataataaataattaataaatcagaaagatataataaaacaaatgataaatgaaatagcAAGGATATGTAACATTCCTCATCTCACCTGCATGTCATCTGATATGACAACTACTGCCACAAACACAAATTAATTCTCTCAGTCCAACTTATTTCTTTACCTGTCTTCCATGCTCATCAAGACCAGCCTCCTTCTCTAAGGTGATAGGTATGCTCAGGCATTCCATGGCTGTGCCTGGCTCATGCGAGAAGGCGGTTGTTGTCATGATCACCTCACAAATTCAGGTGCAAGCAGATTCTCCTGCCCAATTCAATCTGTAATGAATAACAATACTGGTTCCAATGATGGCTAGAAAATCATTGG comes from the Penaeus chinensis breed Huanghai No. 1 chromosome 32, ASM1920278v2, whole genome shotgun sequence genome and includes:
- the LOC125042475 gene encoding mucin-2-like, with the translated sequence MLKYNVNSDMVYLIEADADGFPDVAASRLILELNMAGGGADTPDQIAAFKTLPARDTHAAEVTGETEAEGKTEATWGTEVTGETDATGEIKKEKRKGKTEGIGKTEATGKTVATLETETSGQTEATGETHTTRKTETSGQTEATGETQTSGQTEETGISGQTEATGETETSGEAETREETGSYSNYDIIPINAILNTSQGYVSHSQHTNPGYGNHRTESCVDIAPEANNSSVNLTNGVPFLKARNARDPVPVSPFTHTEDSVPVSSPLNPTEDPIPVSLFAPTADSVLVSSPLNPTEGLAPVSLPLIPTKEPLPVSSLIFTSGLFPVSPLTPTDDSVPDSYSLSPTDDSVPVSSFLNLTGNPVSDFIPMTPTEDPVPVSLLTPTDKPIPISSPLTPLEDSVPISPPLTSPLIPTNAPIPVSLLAPTDDSFLVSSPVIPIDVTILGSPPLFPTEDPVPVSPLNPTYHPTVDSSPLIPLEDLVFASPLIPTDYHTPESPVSFPLTPSTMTVTDDPFPSTSPVISADYPTSVSPPLTLTDDPLPFSSLLTLNYPTRFPESCWDLLCFDPNPYSFYSSTVLSYTKLNTILIGPEHLYYNEFADACLRELRIKAQNGSFISSDQEVYYMSEYPESSPCPMTVIIKTFTSGTRVVIPFRSSWCGAVDLNTWYEILISFYSSNQTDRRRQLSRCLLQKSKKWKYEFSR
- the LOC125042632 gene encoding tax1-binding protein 3 homolog; protein product: MTTTAFSHEPGTAMECLSIPITLEKEAGLDEHGRQVLKCGFKIGGGIDQDFMKSPQGYTDNGIYCTEVHDGSAAARAGLRVHDKILQCNGYDFTMVTHKKAVDYIKKHPVLNLLVARKGVTHS